The Medicago truncatula cultivar Jemalong A17 chromosome 7, MtrunA17r5.0-ANR, whole genome shotgun sequence genome includes the window ttttccatCTTTGTGcgttgtgtttttattttctcgTCCTAGTGtgatgtttatttgattcaagttaaatgatttttttgatcAATTACAGATCCATTTAATGACCCGAATATTCTAGAGACTTGAGTATAGTTATATTTGTTTACGTATGTATTTGccattttatgttattaacattgatgttgtgaatttgtttcgaaattcatcatttttagtATATTTGTTGACGTATGTATTTGccattttatgttattaacattgatgttgtgaatttgtttcgaaattcatcatttttagttttagctcctttgaatttatattgtatcaatgtaatctaaatttttgaataaatgaatatctttattttataaaaaataaaataatatttgagatttagaaaaacatatatatatatatatatatttttttgtctagtagcttaatggctagagctcacacaattaattgtggaaaaatggggtgtccggggttcgaactccggcccctgcataaattatgcaatgtccctaccaacttagctaagctcacggggacagaAAAACAGATTTATAAATGaccttttttagtttttgggtTAATACCccttttggtccttgtaatatgaGCGAATTTcgattttagtctctataaaataaaaagtttagattatgtcttgtaatttcagatttttttcactTTAGGTCTCTCACTTAAATCAGTCAGCAGAATCTGCTAACGTGTTCAGCtgactgtgtaattattttatttttattattatttttttaaatggaatCAGATGTCACttggatttttcttttaaactatttattttaaagattaaaatatgaaaataacacaaacaataaattaaaaacaaaacaaataaaagaaaattatttttcttcttcttcaactaatattattgtacttttattcatcttcttcctttctctTTTTCCTCATCTTCACCATATTCATAAACATTCATCAAATTAACccataaatgaaaaaaagaaagaaaaaaacagattGAAAAACATTCTAACAAAATCCAATCCAGAATCATCAACACCAACTCATTTCCAACCACCTCCATCTCTCTCTCACACAGTATCAGTTATCCTCTCTCCTCATCCTCGCcatcaatttcaattcatcaTTCAAACCTTCCTTCAACAATTCACCAACTCACGCTCGTTCACCAACTCATCCAccatctctataacaaattccCCAAGCTCATCTAGGTTGAAAAAATTGcaacagaataaaaaaaaataaaaaaaaaggacaggTAAACTGAAAGAGAGACAATGAAGCATCAACACACCAAACAATCAGAGGCCAAAATACAATTGAAGAGAAAAACCcacccaacaacaacaaaaaaacaccaTAGATCTGCACCATACAACCATCAACTTCATAAATTCACCAGAGATCTAGAAATTTGAGGCTATATTCAACACAAAttcacaaaatattttagaaggctatattttcaaatcaaaacaacatcaaattcaaGGCAAAATAAAAGGTTATATTTCGAATTTAGAAGGGAAGAAACTTAGGGTTTTAGAATCAGGGGATTTCGATATTAAATGGTGAGTATGATGGTGTGAGAATTTCGATATTGAATGGTGACTGATTAGGGAGgttatggtggtggtggtgatagACTGATGAGGGGGAGGCGGCGATTGTGGAGGGAGATGGGGAAGAGGAACATAGACGTGAGATGagaagaatgttttttttttgaagaatgttgaaattttttatttttgtgttttaatttgtttttttaatttatgttttttaattttaattaatgaaaataattataaaatccatatagattaaaaaatattaaaattacacAATCAGCAGGACCCGTCAGCAGATTCTGCTGACAAGTTTAAGTGAGAGACTCAAAGTGGAATaatctgaaattacaaggacataatctaaacctttttttataggaactaaaattgaaattcgCTCATATTAcagccttatttttttttttttgagggaagaaaTCTAAATGACCTTGTGTCTCTTGAAGAGATGAAAAGGTATAAGCGCCTACCACCAAACCATCGCAGCAATAATttgtacaaaatatttttattttattacctATTGTTGGGAACTATTTTATTACCTTTATTACCCCCAATGAGTATgagattatttttaattttttattacacgatataagattattttttttgagagattacACGTTATAAGGTTATTCTCTTGCTacgtttatttttttagggatattctCTTGCTACGTTGTTCTTTGTCTTTTTCAGCAAATAAATTAATAGGCAATTGCAAATgaaactattttaattttagttgcATGAGCTAAAGTTAAAAAGGCACAATTAATAGATCCATAACAATTTAGACAAATGGACTTTAAACGAATCTTTCATATGCATTTGACTAGTTAGAGCCTTGAGggaacttttttttcttttttatatatagaagTACTAAACCTTTTCACATTTCAGAGCTAACAACAATAAGCAAGCATTGCAAAGATGAGTCTCAATGGAGGTGATGTGGTAGTAAGTACTCAGATGGAGGAAGCACCCACTTTTGCTCCTTGCTTACCTGTACCTAATATTCAAGAAACTGTGAGGAAGAATCCTTTGAAGGTTCCTGAAAGATATGTTCGGAgtgaagaagaaattgaaaaagttcTTTATATGCCTCACTTTTCATCTCAGGTCCCAGTCATTGATTTTGGACTACTCTCACATGGGAACAAGAATGAGCTATTGAAATTGGACATAGCATGCAAGGAGTGGGGTTTCTTTCAGGTAAATATGTCTTCACCTCAGTGtgtttttatgtcattttctcacttACATTGTGTACGGATATTACTAAATTGTATTCGAAGTATAGTTGTGTCCAATTTTAACATTTAATTTCCCAGATAAAATTAGtagtattattttgaaaataataagtgtttaataatttgaaaatgaacataaaaatataGTACAGTTTACAGAGAAACATGGTACTAATAAAacattcactaaaaaaaataatatgctcAACAAGTTCACAGAAATGCATTGATATCTTTGCAATGCAATAACTTTTTCAGATAGTGAACCATGGCATGGAAATAGACCTGATGCAGAGATTGAAGGATGTAGTAGCAGAGTTTTTTGATTTATCAATAGAAGAGAAGGACAAGTATGCAATGCCGCCAGATGATATACAAGGATATGGGCATACTTCTGTTGTTTCCGAGAAACAGATACTTGACTGGTGTGATCAACTGATTTTACTCGTTTACCCCACTCGGTTCAGGAAGCCTCAATTTTGGCCTGAAACCCCTGAGAAATTGAAGTAGGTATTGTTAGAGTATATGAAAGTATCTTGATATATAATGTTTTAGTATCTTAGTTTATCTAGTAGAATTAATTACTTTCTTACTTTCAAGTATTTGTTGATGGACTTCATCTATTAACACAGAGATACAATCGAGGCATATTCAAGCGAAATTAAACGAGTTGGTGAGGAACTTATCAATTCTCTGTCATTAATTTTCGGGTTGGAAGAACACGTTCTTCTTGGACTACATAAAGAAGTACTTCAAGGTTTACGTGTGAACTATTATCCTCCTTGTAACACACCAGAGCAAGTAATTGGGTTGACTCCACACTCTGATGCAAGCACAGTTACAATAGTTATGCAAGACGATGATGTAACTGGGTTAGAAGTTCGATACAAAGGAAATTGGGTACCAATTAATCCAATACCAAATGCTTTAGTGGTCAATCTTGGAGATGTAATAGAGGTATACTTACTGATTTCTTTAGtgaatacaaaatataatactTGAACTAGAGAAAAACTAAATGCTTTTAGCttcgtcaaaaaaaataaattacagtTACTAAATATGCCATAAGATAAAGTCACTTAAGTAGGAACTATTTTCAGTATTTTTTCAATTTGCAATCATTACAGGTACTGAGTAATGGAAAATACAAGAGTGTGGAGCATAGAGCTATGACAAATAAGAACAAGAGAAGGACTTCTTTTGTATCATTTTTGTTCCCCCGGGATGATGCTGAACTTGGGCCCTTTGATCATATGATAGATGATCAAAATCCCAAGATGTACAAGGAAATCACTTATGGAGAGTATTTGAGGCACACCTTGAATAGGAAATTGGAAGGAAAAACACAGACCGATGCGACGAAGATAAAGGAATGTGGGATTTAAAAACATATGAAAATAGAAGTGTTCCATCATGTTACTCTTTTATGTTGTCAATtgtgtctatatttttttttatccttttgtgTTAATCCCCCAGTTCTGCGAAGAAGGGTCCTAGTAATCCGGAATAAAATAAAGTGTTCCATCATGTTTCTATTTCATGTTGACAATTGTGCTTGTAAAATTCTTAAATGAATGAAGTTATGCCTGTTTACTTGGTTGGTAGTATCCTTGACACTGAAATATTTCATTCTCAAACAACTATAGTAAACTTTGCAATTATTAATTCCACAATGCGCTGGGATCCATTTCTTATGGTTTTCTTAATTCTTCTAGTTCAATGCCagcatatcttttttttttttttttaaaaataagaaccactttttttttttttttttagctaatagaaatatataaaagaaaggaAACAGGAACAAAAAGAGAAGAGGGACATAGACCAAAACTTTTGCAAGCTAAAAAGGTAAGCAAAAAATTGGGGGCAAAACACCACATCCAACAAAGAGTGGAAacgaaaagataaaaaaaaaacagggaaaccaaaaggaaaagaaaaagagcaagaaaagaaacaaactcAAAGCAAGTTCATGAGTTAATCAGGTAACCTACCCTTAGAGCGGGTGTTATGAACCTGCAAACccttcttcaaattctttttggTGGTTTTAGACACCACTTTGGTAAAGGGCTCCTCTGTAGCAGTAAAGTGGTTCTTCAAATAATACTTCATCAAAATCTCCATGTCATGAGCGACAATAGGATTTAAATTatcatcagcaacaacattcgATTTTTTCAATGCATCATTCCATGAACCAACCAAACGCATATCAGGACAATCCTCTCCCTGAGGTTCACAATTAGCTGAATTAGAAGAACCAGATCCAAAGACATCATAAATGGCCTTTTTAGAGCACTATTCCGTAGAAACACTCAAATTATCATTACTTTGAGCACATATGTCTTCTTGAGGCATGGTATCAATACCAACAACCTCTCCATCAACGGTGGTTTTCAAAACATTCACATATTTCAAATGATGATTATTGTCGACACATGTTtcaattgttggaacaaaatgtgtttaacattaccctttgagagttttgataaTAACAAGGtgttaaaaattgtcaattggatatgctaatatttgttcaagtgtacaggaccatagacaaaaatttgacatcataaaaaggttctggaagaacaatagagagcaaaagaatcaacaaaaaggaagcaaGTTCGTCAGAAGGTGAAAATCACCAGAAGTtgtagttcatcaggagatgcaagacttaaagcttcaaaggctATTCATGGATTTAATCTTGTCTAAGCATTGtagaagactggaaaagtggAGCAACGGCTagtttgaaaggatttgaaggcattggatgcttgttcttcaaagagcgttgacaaagtacaattgtacgaagtgtacaaccactatctccactactctgttttttgtctctgctacaagacaagaaaaacagctatgcctgcaaagatgttccttcacaatgggaatgcatttgaaattgatccttcataggacaataaccatatcaggcaaaagatcattgctGATTGATCAAagtttcaaacgactctattttgatgtgctggcaattcacaacgtctctttcacacctctatataaaggtgTGAAGACTTAGAGTTTTGTACagaacaataccaagaattacaagtgccaaaactctgctgaaattgttctgcattcaaaagttcaattagaatttcttatcaaagttcatatcttagaaattctagagtcttaagagtctgtatctgatttgtattgtgaacaccactgattgtatatcaagtgttcaacctcaatcatttttcttgtaattctgtttgaattaagaagtctcttgcagttagCATTAGAAGTATCTTCATTGCGTtaaggagcataggaagtctcttgcagttgtgcttgagcaatttgaagtttcttgctagttttagcagtgagcaattgtaatcagatattacatagtaaactctccttggaagtgcaagggggacaggactgactttcggtttgtggaaggaacctgtataattgctttgtctctctctctctctctctctctctctctctctctctctctgtgtgtgttttatccgctgcatctagttctgaacatcacttTAGAAGTGGAAcactatctgcttctgatcagtgtttttcagcttaggagaaaaagaagaaaaatctaacacaattctacccccccttcttgtgttttttctcaccttcatcaATGACATTATTTGTCACACAATCAGTTGGTTCCTTTCCCAAATCATCCTTCTGAACAAGAACATGTTTTTTTCCCAAGCACTTATGCTTCTCATGAGTGATCACTTTCTCTTGGTTTACTTTAACAAGTTTACAATTAGAAAAACTATGTCCAATGTTACGGCAATGCGAACAAAAAATTGGTAGATTTTCATATTCAACGTTAATAAGAAAAGCATAACCTTCTCTTTCAACCCACAATTTATGTCTTATTTTAGCAGATAAATCAATGTCAACTAAAACTCTAGCAAAATGACCAAAAGATCTCTCTAGAGGACACTTATTTGTTGCAGCATCCAAACACATAGGTGTTCCGAGACAACTAGCAATTGCAGAGAGAATATTAGGAATCCAATATTCTTGAGGCAATTCCAGAAAACGAACCCATCATTGCACtgttgtttgtttgtgattGTTCAAATTAAAGTCGAGAGCCCAAGCAAAAAGTTTGAGAAAACCAGGCTTTAGGCTCCAAGCACTACACGAACATGTTTAACATCCTcaacagaagaaaaaacaaattcatagaAACCTCGTCCTAAAGAAACAATTCCCCATTTACTCAAAGGCTTCCAGAGAGTATTCAACTTAGCACGCAAGTCTTGATGTTTTAGAGGAGGGTCTCCTTTAGATAAAATCAGTCTTCCATGAAGGTGATTTCGGTGCGATTCAACATTAAACTTGTACTCGTCCTAAGGAATTTTGATACGAATATCATCTCCTTTCAAACTAAACATCGGAAATTGACACTGAGGGATAACGCACAAATTACTCAACACTTGAGAAAAGATTTTGGACATGAACCCTTTACGATAGGAACCACAACTTCTCTGTAAGAAGCAACTTTATCCAAGGCTGACACCAGCTTTTCGACAACCTGTTCAGTAGAAGGCCTGTCTGAAATCACAACATTTAAGTTGGGATCTCCAAACTGAGGCACATTTAAAAACAAGAGGCGACTGGAAACCCTCTGCTACAGGTAGCGATGGACAACCCCTAGCTCGGGTTACTGTTCATCTGGCAAAACCGAAGCGGCTTCCATGCCAACATATCATAAGAACAACcaataatcaaataatatatacaaatttacCAATTTTCAAAGGCTTTCATCTTTCATCAAACACATCATAGTCACACCATAGCgacaaataatataaaatgatacTTAATGGTTTGCAAACAAAGCTCTTAGAATGTCAGATTGCATAATAAAACAACAGAAAGAAAAGGAATAGGAAACTATCGTCATCATCAAGTTGCTAATTTAAATTTGTAACTAAAAACTATGGAATACTAATTATAGTACACCTATATGGAGAATACAAATATAAACAAGCCTATGAGGTAAAAGAAGGAATAGTGCATTGCCATTTGTTGATCAATTGCGCATAACAttgtatcaaaatcaaaacgaTGGCCACCTGATTAAAATCATCTCTGATCTCTCACACACAGCTTCTCCGTGATCTCATTATCTCCAATGAGAACTGATTTCTTCTCTGTCGTCTTCAGAAAACAAAACCCATTTGTTTTGGATGCTTTCTTTTTCAACTTAAATTTTAATGcctaaagtaaaaaaaaaatatattacataaGGTAACATGGCGAATTTATATATGACACAAGCTTGACTTTGACTACtattgtatttggatttccatAGTGTTGTATTTGAGTTCCAACATTCCATGATGACGAGAGGAAAAAAACCATGAGCGAGAGAGGtagaggtagagagagagagagagagaggcgaAAACCATAGGCTCCACCTAGGGCAACCGCATTGACACACACTTTCGCCGGCTGTGGGGTATTCTGTGGGGGGTCCAAGCAGGGTGCCACAAAATGGGGGGATAGGGGAGAATGGACCGATGCGAGACGGCGACGTCGGAAAGCGTTCGGACTGGGAGATCGAGGTCAGGACAGGGAGCAAGGTAATATGGGACAATGGTgagaaaacttaaaaaacaacCGTGAAATAGCAAAGGAGGTAAATCTATTTTGTTTTCTCTCCATACATAATTACCACTTtgatttcttgtcaaaaaataattaccTCTTCGATGCCAATGGTGAGAACTTTTTTCTCCAAATCATTAATAGGTGTTTTGAAACGTTGAAGTACGTATATAGATGAAGTTCGAGACAACAATGGTACTAGGATCAGATCATCCGTAACTACATACATTTCTGGTCTCTTGACCAAACATTCCGGACTTCCTGCATGCGGTGTGGCAATGGTATTAACCAGTTGCATTTTTCTAAATACCTAAGATGATTGGGagtattttatgtcaaaatacGTAATTGGAGAAATGAGGTAAGGAtgctgagaaaaataaaaaattcagagaGCCACGAGGATGGGGAATAAAAAATTCTCTTACTTCACATCGTATGATTTGTACATTTAACCCTACAAACACCAAAATCTCCTTCgtattaacaaattaaaaacaatttctCTTCTCAGATTCCACATACCCCTTACAAAAGATCCGAAATACAAGTGAAATTTTTCAATGTATAAGAATGAAACATTCATATCAAACCTTTAGTTTTCTGAAATTTCTAGTACGAGAAGTTTCAAATATGCAAGATGCGgtaaaaatattcataaagGATGTTTCGTTTTCTAGCTAGTACCACATCTTACAACAAGTGAAAattctattatttatatttataccggacatttcattttcaaaatattttcacaataaatagaatTAGGCTGAATTCAATTGTTAAAGGCTGGCTCTTGGAGTCGGTGGTGGTGGTTGTGGGTATATTGGTTTCTTATGAGAGGTTGAAGACAATGAGAAGAAAGATACAATATGGACAGCCTATAACAAAATCAGTGTTCCCTATCAATCTAACTGTTTAAAAAAAcattcccatggtgggaaaggattcccctttcccatgtgaaatgtcACCTGTAAAAtgagcttttattttttacaatcaaGCACTGAAGCCAAAATTCTAGTATAAGTCTAGTTCTGTTGTTTGTTATAAACTTTCATCTATCATACTTCACTTCAATTCTTATTTTTCCTGAAGCCAAACACTGAAGCCAAAGCAGCCATCAATATAACAAGACATTGTAACAAGGCAggaacataaataaaaagaaatgctAAATGTTAATCACCaagtaaacaaatattaaacCACAAACGTTGCCATTGCAAATTTTCCTATGGCATATCTTGATCAACaacaaaatgttatttgttCTCATTTCTCCTTCTGAATTTGTGTTAACAAGTGACGGAGACCATTCGTTAGAGCAGGCGTTGAGCTTAAAGCTGCCTTGAATATGTTGTGACTCTGCACCAACCACAAAATAGTAAAAGGTGATAAATCTATAATGTTTTCACTCTTTCTAATTACCACTTTGATTtgttataagaaaataattaccTCTTTGATGCCAATGGTGACAACTTTTTCCTCCAAATTATCAATAGGTATTTTGAAACGTTGAAGTACATATATAGATGAAACTGGAGACATCAACGGTTCTACAATCAGATCATCCGTAACCACATACATTTCTGTGTGCTCTTGACAAAACTTTCCGGACTTCCCGCATGCATTGTGGCAATGGTATTAACCAGTTGCATGTTTCTAAAATTTCCCCTATCCCTCcaatcttcttcattttttaaaagcGTGAGATCAAATATTTTTGCGCAATAATATTGCAAAACACTTAGCTTGATAAAGATCCGGTCAAATCGATGCAAAGTGATCTGATGAAAAGTTTTGAaaaccagcgtgagttaactcacgcaggtgtTAATTCCAGCGTGAGTTAAATCATGCAGAGATTAacacatgcgtgagttaactcactgttataccctgtttttggacctaaaaatactgggcccaatttcatttcaaactttgtcaattatcaaatttcaactgcacagttcaaattgtctctgctacgcagtgttttcaatcacatttttacctctgtttttcttgcataaaacctttcaaaatgtctttacttgtcttgtaagtcattcaaaagtgtctctgaatcattacattgctttttctacagtttatttcaaaatttgcaaaaagtcatacagaagggtattttggtcatttcctgcagtgggacccattttcatccttgtgactgtctctgagtcttttcaaattcatttttaacatttcatcagtaaaccctgtttaaattcatttcaaacttgcatctgagtcagtgtcagagtctgtttgagtcagtttaggtcatttttagccctaggggcattttggtcatttcacacaaaatttcggcgtagggaggttactttgaagtacctcatttaggccattggttcgttttagtccgttttgtcaattttattttggtttcactttacgtttgatcaaattgcgttttttattcaaattttatttttattacattttggtccctcaattaagGTCCCAAAATCGCATTTCAGtccaaaagtttctaaaaattgcatttcagtccaaaagtttctaaaaattgcatttcaatccttttattatcatttttttgcaGGGGCGCcccaaagggcattttggtccaatttttcgcacaaattttagtccagtccagatgtcacttttttattggttcaggtacacatggcagcatataaaaggggaacagtgtcagattttttaGGAGGATCCATTCATCAtatgccacatcacaaacagatttctcattttctctctctattctgttagatcagaaaacagaaaatcaccaagaacacagaaAAATCCCAAACCCTAACACACagattcatcacaaattcacCAGAATTCAACAAAGATTTCTCAGATTTCTCTgcagttctcagtgattcgtCCTTGAATCGTCATCATCGAACCGTTCCtttcgcaattccagtgcgaatccatcgctgttagcaacggactcaagcacgatcacgaaaaaCGCGAAtcggagaagaagaggaaaaacgCGCAACAACGCAAGCAACAGAAGCCAGTGCGAAACAACGCAAGCAACGGAAGCCAACGCGCAACAACGCAAGCAACAGAAGCAAGCACGAACGTGTCGTGagcaaggagaagaagaaagcagTGGATTCGAACGCAACAAGCCAAGCCAAAACCAAGAATCACGTTCGTGAGCCAAAAGCAACAAAGAGGTAATCCTCTTCACTCCtttctctctttccttttcCGTTTTTGTTCCAAAGTTTCATCGaagttcaaactcagatctactccgattcaaactttttttaaaaaatctaagctcggattcgagtaacacataaaaaaggatgtttaaaaacgtaaaaaaaatgtgaatcggagcagtttcaaactccggcgcggaggcgccaccgccgtccgccgcgccggaaaagccatgccaaccggagaagatgaccggaatcttagagagaagtgagagcttctctcactagaggggagaagagagagaaggaaaagaaaaaatgaaaaaaaccggactGGACGCATTTATATAGAgctttgaaccggtccggtttatttccggttttttcctttctttctcagcCTCTAGATCAATCTaacgtctcctgtgcaatctgagttttgtgaattgggcctttggtttgggctttgatcttttacgtttttgtttgttttcctgctatttgcaccatatttctttgctgtttgaacccctgcatgcttaaaattttctccaaaaaatctccaaaaattatcacatgtttcttgatattttcttagtgtttttatgacatttttgaacat containing:
- the LOC25498595 gene encoding protein SRG1: MSLNGGDVVVSTQMEEAPTFAPCLPVPNIQETVRKNPLKVPERYVRSEEEIEKVLYMPHFSSQVPVIDFGLLSHGNKNELLKLDIACKEWGFFQIVNHGMEIDLMQRLKDVVAEFFDLSIEEKDKYAMPPDDIQGYGHTSVVSEKQILDWCDQLILLVYPTRFRKPQFWPETPEKLKDTIEAYSSEIKRVGEELINSLSLIFGLEEHVLLGLHKEVLQGLRVNYYPPCNTPEQVIGLTPHSDASTVTIVMQDDDVTGLEVRYKGNWVPINPIPNALVVNLGDVIEVLSNGKYKSVEHRAMTNKNKRRTSFVSFLFPRDDAELGPFDHMIDDQNPKMYKEITYGEYLRHTLNRKLEGKTQTDATKIKECGI